Proteins from one Fragaria vesca subsp. vesca linkage group LG6, FraVesHawaii_1.0, whole genome shotgun sequence genomic window:
- the LOC101292225 gene encoding N-alpha-acetyltransferase 11-like: protein MVCIRKATMDDLLAMQACNLFCLPENYQMKYYLYHILSWPQLLYVAEDYNGRIVGYVLAKMEEESNECHGHITSLAVLRTHRKLGLATKLMSAAQNAMEQVFAAEYVSLHVRKSNRAAFNLYTETLGYKIHDIEAKYYADGEDAYDMRKELKGKKVHAHSHHGHHHHHHHHHEGGCCSAEAKPAETKSKAGSAK from the coding sequence ATGGTGTGCATACGCAAGGCCACAATGGACGATCTGCTGGCGATGCAAGCCTGCAACCTCTTCTGCCTCCCGGAGAACTACCAGATGAAGTACTACCTCTACCACATCCTCTCATGGCCGCAGTTGCTCTACGTCGCCGAAGACTACAACGGCCGCATCGTCGGCTACGTCCTGGCCAAGATGGAGGAAGAGAGCAACGAGTGCCACGGCCACATCACCTCCCTCGCCGTCCTCCGCACCCACCGCAAATTGGGCCTCGCCACCAAGCTCATGAGCGCCGCCCAGAACGCCATGGAGCAGGTCTTCGCCGCCGAGTACGTCTCCCTCCACGTCAGGAAGAGCAACCGCGCCGCCTTCAATCTGTACACCGAGACTTTGGGGTATAAGATTCATGACATTGAAGCCAAGTACTATGCCGACGGAGAAGATGCTTATGACATGAGGAAGGAGCTCAAGGGGAAGAAAGTGCATGCTCATTCGCACCATGGCCATCACCACCACCACCACCACCACCACGAGGGCGGGTGTTGCTCCGCTGAGGCCAAGCCGGCCGAGACCAAATCCAAGGCAGGGAGTGCCAAGTGA